One Pseudomonas brassicacearum genomic region harbors:
- a CDS encoding nitrate reductase cytochrome c-type subunit gives MLFRMLPLFLLAAIGVVIAAEIDYPLDAPAPDGRRPGGTLSQNMPAPPITDEENKDLKRERNYPDQPPTIPHTIRGYQVDANGNKCLSCHSRANSARTQATMISITHYMDRDGQALAAVSPRRYFCNQCHVPQADVKPLVGNNFETIDKLLQDNANANATKKP, from the coding sequence ATGCTTTTTCGAATGCTGCCCTTGTTTCTGCTTGCCGCGATTGGCGTGGTGATCGCGGCTGAAATCGACTACCCGCTCGACGCGCCAGCTCCGGATGGGCGTCGCCCCGGCGGCACTCTGTCCCAGAACATGCCCGCCCCGCCCATTACCGATGAAGAAAACAAAGACCTCAAACGCGAGCGTAATTACCCGGACCAGCCGCCGACCATTCCCCACACCATCCGTGGCTATCAGGTCGACGCGAACGGCAACAAGTGCCTGTCCTGTCACAGCCGTGCCAACAGCGCACGGACCCAGGCAACGATGATCAGCATCACCCACTACATGGACCGCGATGGCCAAGCGCTGGCGGCCGTCTCACCACGTCGGTACTTCTGCAACCAGTGCCATGTACCGCAGGCGGACGTGAAGCCTTTGGTGGGAAACAATTTCGAGACAATCGACAAACTGCTGCAAGACAACGCCAACGCCAACGCCACGAAGAAACCTTGA
- the napE gene encoding periplasmic nitrate reductase, NapE protein, which yields MSLAEERKPDRRKETRLFLFLVVFLFPLLSVAIVGGYGFLVWFFQMLYGPPGPPL from the coding sequence ATGTCGTTGGCTGAAGAACGCAAACCTGATCGCCGCAAGGAAACCCGGCTGTTCCTCTTCCTTGTCGTGTTCCTCTTTCCGCTGCTGTCGGTCGCCATCGTCGGCGGCTACGGTTTCCTCGTCTGGTTTTTCCAGATGCTGTATGGCCCTCCTGGCCCACCCCTCTGA
- a CDS encoding chaperone NapD yields MDETLHIASLVVLARPEMFDAVKANLRLLDGLELHQESAAGKLVVVLEAVHESQILQRIDQINNLPGVLNAALIYHELLEPEGDIE; encoded by the coding sequence ATGGACGAAACCTTGCATATCGCCAGTCTTGTCGTACTTGCCCGACCGGAGATGTTCGACGCGGTCAAGGCCAACCTGCGCCTGCTCGATGGCCTGGAACTGCATCAGGAAAGTGCCGCCGGAAAACTGGTGGTAGTGCTTGAAGCCGTGCATGAAAGCCAGATCCTGCAACGCATCGACCAGATCAACAACCTGCCCGGCGTACTCAACGCGGCGTTGATCTATCACGAACTCCTCGAGCCCGAAGGAGACATCGAATGA
- the napA gene encoding nitrate reductase catalytic subunit NapA codes for MSMTRRAFVKTQAAAIAAAAAGLPIVTSSSNLVTEADMVTLDWNKAPCRFCGTGCSVMVATRDNRVVATHGDVKAEVNRGLNCVKGYFLSKIMYGVDRLTQPLLRMKNGQYDKQGEFQPVSWEQAFDIMELKFKQALKNKGPESVGMFGSGQWTVWEGYAANKLMKAGFRTNNIDPNARHCMASAVMGFMRTFGADEPMGCYDDIEATDAFVLWGSNMAEMHPVLWSRVTDRRLSQPHVKVAVLSTFEHRSFELADIPMVFKPQTDLLILNYIANHIIESGAVNQDFISKHTRFARGADDIGYGLRPDDPRETSAKNAGKANTWTDIDFEAYAAFVKPYTLERTARETGVAPERLKSLAQLYADPKRKVVSFWTMGFNQHTRGVWANNLIYNIHLLTGKISEPGNSPFSLTGQPSACGTAREVGTFSHRLPADLVVTNPKHRATAEKIWKLPAGTIQEKPGFHAVEQSRMLKDGVLNVCWTQASNNMQAGPNIMQEVLPGWRNPDNFMIVSDVYPTVSAQAADLILPSAMWVEKEGAFGNAERRTQFWHQLVTAPGDARSDLWQLMEFSKRFTTDETWPAELLAKAPELKGKTLFEVLFKNGQVDQFPVEQLEAGYKNDEAKAFGFYPQKGLFEEYAQFGRGHGHDLAAFDRYHSERGLRWPVVDGKETRWRYREGLDPYVEKGSEVQFYGYPDKKAIIFALPYEPPAEAPDADYPFWLSTGRVLEHWHTGSMTQRVEELYKAVPDALVYMHPEDAKALKARRGSEVKLISRRGEIRARIETRGRNKPPQGLVFVPFFDANKLINKVTLDATDPISKQTDYKKCAIRIELVSVA; via the coding sequence ATGAGCATGACCCGCCGTGCATTCGTCAAGACCCAGGCCGCCGCCATTGCAGCCGCCGCTGCGGGCCTGCCGATCGTAACCTCTTCCAGCAACCTGGTAACCGAAGCGGATATGGTCACCCTGGACTGGAACAAGGCGCCCTGCCGGTTCTGTGGCACCGGGTGCAGCGTGATGGTCGCGACCCGGGATAACCGGGTGGTCGCCACCCATGGCGACGTGAAGGCCGAAGTCAATCGTGGGCTCAACTGCGTGAAAGGCTATTTTCTTTCAAAGATCATGTATGGCGTTGATCGCCTGACCCAGCCGCTGTTGCGCATGAAGAACGGTCAGTACGACAAGCAGGGAGAATTCCAGCCGGTCAGTTGGGAGCAAGCCTTCGACATCATGGAGCTGAAGTTCAAGCAAGCCCTGAAAAACAAGGGGCCGGAATCGGTCGGTATGTTCGGCTCCGGACAGTGGACGGTCTGGGAAGGCTACGCCGCCAATAAACTGATGAAGGCCGGCTTTCGCACCAACAACATCGACCCCAACGCCCGCCATTGCATGGCTTCGGCGGTGATGGGGTTCATGCGCACCTTTGGCGCCGATGAACCCATGGGTTGTTATGACGACATCGAAGCCACCGATGCCTTCGTGCTCTGGGGCTCGAACATGGCCGAGATGCACCCGGTGCTCTGGAGCCGGGTCACCGATCGCCGCCTGAGCCAGCCCCATGTGAAAGTGGCGGTGCTGTCCACCTTCGAACATCGCAGTTTCGAGTTGGCCGACATCCCCATGGTGTTCAAGCCGCAAACCGACCTGCTGATTCTTAACTACATCGCCAACCACATCATTGAAAGCGGCGCGGTGAACCAGGATTTCATCAGCAAGCACACTCGCTTTGCCCGGGGTGCCGACGACATCGGCTACGGCCTGCGTCCTGACGACCCACGGGAAACCAGCGCGAAGAATGCCGGCAAGGCCAACACCTGGACGGATATTGACTTCGAGGCGTACGCCGCCTTCGTCAAGCCTTACACGCTGGAGCGAACCGCCAGGGAGACGGGGGTTGCACCTGAGCGACTGAAAAGCCTGGCGCAGTTGTATGCCGACCCCAAGCGTAAGGTCGTGTCGTTCTGGACCATGGGGTTCAACCAGCACACGCGTGGCGTCTGGGCCAACAACCTGATCTACAACATCCACCTGCTTACCGGCAAGATCAGTGAGCCGGGCAATAGCCCGTTCTCGTTGACTGGTCAACCGTCGGCCTGTGGCACGGCACGTGAAGTGGGGACTTTTTCCCACCGACTACCGGCCGACCTGGTGGTCACCAATCCCAAGCATCGCGCCACCGCCGAGAAAATCTGGAAGCTGCCCGCCGGCACCATCCAGGAAAAGCCCGGCTTCCACGCGGTGGAACAGAGCCGCATGCTCAAGGACGGTGTGCTCAACGTGTGCTGGACCCAGGCCAGCAACAACATGCAGGCCGGACCGAACATCATGCAGGAAGTCCTGCCGGGTTGGCGCAACCCGGACAATTTCATGATTGTCTCCGACGTCTACCCCACCGTTTCCGCCCAGGCCGCCGACCTGATTCTGCCCAGCGCCATGTGGGTGGAGAAGGAAGGCGCCTTCGGTAACGCTGAACGACGCACGCAATTCTGGCATCAGTTGGTGACGGCACCGGGAGACGCCCGGTCGGACCTGTGGCAGTTGATGGAATTTTCCAAGCGCTTCACCACCGATGAAACCTGGCCCGCCGAATTGCTCGCCAAGGCACCTGAGCTCAAGGGCAAGACCCTCTTCGAGGTACTGTTCAAAAATGGCCAGGTGGACCAGTTCCCCGTCGAGCAGTTGGAAGCCGGCTACAAAAACGATGAAGCCAAGGCCTTTGGGTTTTACCCGCAGAAGGGGCTATTCGAGGAGTACGCCCAATTCGGTCGCGGCCATGGACATGACCTTGCCGCGTTTGACCGTTACCACAGTGAACGGGGCCTGCGCTGGCCGGTGGTGGATGGCAAGGAAACCCGCTGGCGTTATCGCGAGGGGCTGGACCCCTATGTGGAGAAAGGCAGCGAGGTGCAGTTCTATGGCTATCCGGACAAGAAGGCGATCATTTTCGCCCTCCCCTACGAACCGCCGGCCGAGGCACCGGATGCGGACTACCCGTTCTGGCTGAGCACCGGGCGCGTTCTTGAACACTGGCACACGGGCAGCATGACCCAGCGAGTCGAAGAACTCTACAAAGCCGTGCCGGATGCGCTGGTGTACATGCATCCCGAGGATGCCAAGGCCTTGAAAGCACGGCGCGGCAGTGAAGTGAAGCTGATCAGCCGACGCGGTGAGATCCGTGCGCGCATCGAAACCCGCGGGCGCAACAAGCCGCCTCAAGGATTGGTATTTGTGCCGTTTTTCGACGCCAACAAGCTGATCAACAAGGTCACGCTCGATGCCACCGACCCGATCTCCAAGCAAACCGACTACAAAAAGTGCGCGATACGCATCGAGTTGGTCAGCGTGGCCTGA
- a CDS encoding response regulator: MTTILVVDDEYLIADILSFALEDEGFMVVKASNGRKGLEVLERERPALILTDFMMPVMDGQEFATAVRALPSSNHLPIILMSGAQAHIGMQRSDLFDVVLPKPFDIDVIIAEVKKLLALE; this comes from the coding sequence ATTACCACCATTCTGGTCGTCGACGACGAATATTTGATCGCTGACATTCTCAGCTTCGCGCTGGAGGATGAGGGCTTCATGGTCGTAAAAGCCAGCAATGGCCGGAAAGGACTCGAGGTGCTCGAAAGGGAGCGGCCAGCCTTGATTCTTACCGACTTCATGATGCCGGTTATGGACGGCCAAGAATTCGCCACAGCTGTGCGAGCTCTTCCTTCCAGCAACCATTTGCCAATCATCTTAATGAGCGGTGCTCAGGCACACATCGGTATGCAGAGATCCGATTTGTTTGATGTGGTGTTGCCAAAGCCATTCGACATAGATGTCATCATCGCAGAAGTTAAAAAGCTCTTGGCTTTGGAGTAG
- a CDS encoding nitric oxide reductase activation protein NorD, with amino-acid sequence MAEAEDLITDVARHATVYAQALWRRHRPPSETEKIVTLGDVAQHLDLLIKAVFNTHYSLRVAQPPSPPTLLKKLFVRHEKPCQQSAVPATDGVTIWLPQDLGSSENPPTLKRYRALALQQAMRAQRGSANALSALDNPMQRSVYLLLEAWAADADLIRLLPGLAPSIHDLRQHALATRPPLHTFPSQRQPLENFLRLLLNNECGAPLEELATPTHTADSLQLSEALAQRLLLCEESHGLGPDRLLLDAWTGDLREPSAGQEVSPPPGEVDTDDALPRSARLTRQPTAREACADEDDDQEQGLWMVQPAEPLEKAEDPMGMQRPTDRDTDTPAADFAESLSELNEARLVVTAGRPKEVLLSLDPPRTRFQHRARDLATHAISYPEWDYHHQVYRDPGATLQLCPVREGPQQWVKRTLDAHRPVLDAIRRQFESLRAQRVRLRKQWDGDEIDLEAYIDACAEARAGLSMPQALYQTQRRGRRDMAIMLLIDVSGSTDSWLSCHRRVIDVEREALLLVCLALESLGEPYSVMAFSGEGPQRVTIRTLKTFDERYSLEVGRRIAALEPERYTRAGAALRHASTLLMREAATHRLLLLISDGKPNDVDQYEGRYGVEDMRQAVTEAKLQGIYPFCLTIDRQAANYLPAVFGSRQYALLHRPELLPSVLLDWIKRLVSA; translated from the coding sequence ATGGCCGAAGCCGAGGACCTCATTACCGATGTTGCACGTCACGCGACGGTGTATGCACAGGCATTGTGGCGTCGTCACCGCCCCCCCTCGGAAACTGAAAAAATCGTCACCCTCGGGGATGTCGCACAACACCTCGACTTGCTGATCAAGGCAGTGTTCAACACCCACTATTCGCTGCGCGTCGCGCAACCGCCCTCGCCCCCTACGCTGTTGAAGAAACTTTTTGTGCGTCACGAAAAGCCGTGTCAGCAAAGCGCCGTCCCAGCGACCGATGGCGTGACTATATGGCTACCGCAGGATTTGGGAAGCAGCGAGAATCCGCCCACCCTGAAGCGTTATAGAGCCCTGGCCTTGCAACAAGCGATGCGCGCCCAACGAGGCAGTGCAAACGCCCTGTCAGCCCTCGACAACCCGATGCAGCGCAGCGTCTATCTACTTCTCGAAGCTTGGGCGGCTGATGCGGATTTGATACGCCTGTTGCCGGGATTGGCGCCCTCGATCCATGACTTGCGCCAGCATGCCCTGGCGACCCGCCCGCCGCTTCACACCTTTCCCAGCCAGCGACAACCCCTGGAAAACTTCCTGCGTTTACTGCTGAACAATGAATGCGGCGCGCCTCTGGAAGAGTTGGCGACCCCCACCCACACCGCCGATTCGCTGCAACTGTCGGAAGCACTCGCGCAACGTCTCCTCCTCTGCGAAGAATCTCACGGGCTCGGCCCAGACAGGCTTCTCCTTGATGCCTGGACCGGCGACCTGCGCGAACCGTCGGCGGGTCAGGAAGTCTCGCCCCCGCCCGGTGAAGTCGACACCGACGATGCCCTGCCACGCAGTGCCCGCCTCACACGTCAGCCCACTGCGCGCGAGGCCTGTGCCGATGAGGACGACGATCAGGAACAAGGCCTATGGATGGTGCAACCCGCCGAACCGCTGGAAAAAGCCGAAGACCCCATGGGCATGCAGCGCCCGACCGACCGGGATACCGATACCCCTGCGGCTGATTTCGCTGAGTCTTTGTCCGAACTCAACGAAGCCCGGCTGGTGGTGACGGCAGGTCGCCCGAAAGAAGTGCTGCTGTCCCTCGACCCGCCACGGACCCGATTTCAGCACCGTGCACGGGACCTCGCAACCCACGCGATCAGCTATCCCGAATGGGATTATCACCACCAGGTGTACCGTGATCCGGGGGCGACCCTGCAACTGTGTCCTGTTCGGGAAGGCCCGCAGCAATGGGTCAAGCGAACCCTTGATGCTCATCGTCCGGTGCTGGATGCCATCCGTCGGCAATTCGAAAGTCTGCGGGCCCAACGCGTCAGGCTACGCAAACAATGGGACGGAGACGAAATCGATCTGGAAGCGTATATCGACGCTTGCGCCGAGGCCCGAGCTGGCCTGAGCATGCCGCAGGCGCTGTATCAGACCCAGCGTCGTGGCCGTCGCGACATGGCGATCATGTTGCTGATCGACGTCAGCGGCTCCACCGACAGCTGGCTGTCCTGCCATCGTCGGGTCATTGATGTCGAGCGCGAAGCGTTGCTGCTGGTCTGCCTGGCGCTAGAGAGCCTGGGCGAGCCTTATAGTGTGATGGCGTTTTCCGGCGAAGGGCCGCAGCGGGTCACGATCCGAACTCTGAAAACCTTCGATGAGCGTTACAGCCTTGAAGTCGGTCGGCGCATAGCGGCTCTCGAACCGGAACGCTACACCCGGGCCGGCGCCGCCCTGCGCCACGCCAGCACGTTGCTGATGCGCGAAGCTGCCACGCACCGTCTCTTATTGCTGATCTCCGATGGCAAACCCAACGATGTTGACCAGTATGAAGGCCGCTACGGCGTCGAAGACATGCGTCAGGCCGTAACCGAAGCCAAGCTCCAAGGCATCTATCCCTTCTGTTTGACTATCGATCGCCAGGCGGCGAACTACCTGCCAGCGGTATTCGGCTCGCGGCAATATGCCTTACTGCACAGACCCGAGTTGCTACCCAGTGTGCTGCTGGACTGGATCAAACGACTGGTATCAGCGTGA
- a CDS encoding CbbQ/NirQ/NorQ/GpvN family protein — translation MQQNLSAAESAPQQAEPYYQSSGDEVAIFDQCHAQQLAVMLKGPTGCGKTRFVEHMAWRLKRPLITISCHDDLSASDLVGRFLIGHQGTHWTEGPLTRAVREGAICYLDEVVEARQDTIVVLHPLTDHRRILPLDKIGEIVEASPHFQLVVSYNPGYQRILKDLKPSTRQRFVALDFDFPPAEREIAIVIHEGGTDYAIAHALVTLAQRIRALQDRGLAEVPSTRLLIATARLITSGIAAPIACRVALISPLSDDAVLVAAMRDLVDLTFI, via the coding sequence ATGCAGCAGAACCTGTCGGCCGCAGAATCCGCGCCGCAGCAAGCTGAACCCTATTACCAGTCCAGCGGCGACGAGGTGGCGATCTTCGATCAATGCCATGCACAGCAGCTGGCTGTCATGCTCAAAGGACCCACCGGGTGTGGCAAGACCCGTTTTGTCGAACACATGGCCTGGCGTCTCAAGCGCCCGCTGATCACTATTTCCTGCCATGACGACTTGAGTGCCAGCGACCTGGTCGGGCGCTTCCTGATCGGTCACCAAGGTACCCACTGGACGGAAGGCCCGCTGACCCGGGCGGTGCGCGAAGGCGCTATCTGTTACCTGGATGAGGTGGTCGAAGCGCGGCAAGACACCATTGTCGTCCTGCACCCGCTGACCGACCACCGACGCATTCTGCCCCTGGACAAAATCGGCGAAATCGTTGAAGCCTCGCCACACTTTCAATTGGTGGTGTCCTACAACCCCGGCTACCAACGAATACTCAAGGATTTGAAGCCGAGCACTCGACAGCGCTTTGTGGCGCTGGATTTCGATTTCCCGCCGGCCGAGCGCGAAATCGCCATTGTCATCCATGAAGGTGGAACCGACTACGCCATCGCCCACGCGCTGGTCACCCTCGCCCAGCGAATACGCGCCCTGCAGGACCGGGGCCTGGCGGAAGTCCCCAGTACCCGTCTGTTGATTGCCACTGCGCGACTGATTACCAGCGGCATTGCTGCGCCCATCGCCTGTCGGGTCGCGTTGATCTCGCCGCTGTCCGACGACGCGGTACTGGTCGCTGCCATGCGCGACCTTGTCGACCTGACATTTATCTAA
- a CDS encoding cytochrome c3 family protein encodes MKALFALLKDYWGVLRRPSLYYSLGFLTLGGFIAGIVFWGGFNTALEATNTETFCVSCHEMRDNVFVELKDTIHYTNRSGVRASCPDCHVPHEWTHKIARKMQASKEVWGKIFGTIDTRDKFLALRRELAEHEWARLKANDSRECRNCHNFEFMDFTRQSKRASSMHSTSLANGEATCIDCHKGIAHKLPDMSGVKGW; translated from the coding sequence ATGAAAGCACTGTTCGCCTTGCTCAAGGACTACTGGGGCGTCCTGCGTCGTCCGAGCCTGTATTACAGCCTGGGTTTCCTGACGCTTGGGGGCTTTATCGCCGGTATCGTTTTCTGGGGCGGCTTCAACACTGCCCTGGAGGCGACCAATACCGAGACGTTCTGCGTGTCCTGCCATGAAATGCGTGACAACGTGTTTGTCGAGCTCAAGGACACGATCCACTACACCAACCGCTCCGGCGTACGCGCCAGTTGTCCGGACTGTCACGTGCCACACGAGTGGACCCATAAGATCGCGCGCAAGATGCAGGCCTCCAAGGAGGTCTGGGGCAAGATTTTCGGCACCATCGACACCCGCGACAAATTCCTCGCCCTGCGACGTGAACTGGCCGAGCACGAATGGGCCCGACTCAAGGCCAACGACTCGCGAGAATGCCGCAATTGTCACAACTTCGAATTCATGGACTTCACCCGGCAAAGCAAGCGCGCCTCGAGCATGCACTCGACCTCACTGGCCAATGGCGAGGCAACCTGCATCGATTGCCACAAGGGCATTGCTCATAAGCTGCCTGACATGAGTGGGGTGAAAGGTTGGTAA
- a CDS encoding cbb3-type cytochrome c oxidase subunit I translates to MRYRSQSVAYWYFAVAMALFGLQLVFGLLSAAKYLGPDPLMDVLPFDVTKAIHTNLLIVWVLTGFMGATYWMVPDESRGELHSTKLAYIQLGLWTAMGVTAVLGYLFGYGTGNKLLEQPLPHKIVIVICMLMFLYNIGMTIKKAGRFTATEGVLLLGLASAAVLYLPALLHYENYVVSIYYRWWTIHLWVEGVWEMIQGGFLAYLLIRLSGADREVMEKWLYVIVGLVFIAGILGTAHHYYWIGVPHYWLPLGGFFSALEPMALVGMAIYAYNAMRRSGLSHPNKLALHWTMGSALFTMFGAGLLGLAHTFPDVNKWTHGTLITAMHGHAAFYGAYAMIVLAMITYALPGMTRRPVEESSIGYWAFWLQLGGMFGMTLSFATAGIAQVYLERILGMGYLDVQLKIQVHFLMLVATASMFSLGVGLFIFDFFRHAPQFNVDEADPVLVPRASGAAL, encoded by the coding sequence ATGCGTTACAGATCTCAATCCGTCGCTTACTGGTACTTCGCCGTTGCCATGGCGCTATTCGGTCTGCAACTGGTATTCGGCTTGCTCTCGGCGGCCAAATACCTCGGACCGGATCCCCTGATGGACGTGTTGCCCTTTGATGTCACCAAGGCAATACACACCAATCTGTTGATCGTCTGGGTACTGACCGGGTTCATGGGGGCAACCTACTGGATGGTGCCGGACGAGTCCCGTGGCGAGTTGCACAGCACCAAACTGGCGTATATCCAGCTCGGGTTGTGGACGGCCATGGGGGTCACCGCCGTGCTGGGCTATCTGTTCGGTTATGGCACCGGGAACAAACTGCTCGAACAACCGCTGCCGCACAAGATCGTGATCGTGATCTGCATGCTGATGTTTCTCTACAACATCGGCATGACCATCAAGAAAGCCGGGCGTTTCACTGCCACCGAAGGCGTTCTTTTGTTGGGCCTGGCCAGTGCCGCCGTGCTTTATTTGCCTGCACTGCTGCATTATGAAAACTACGTGGTATCGATCTACTACCGCTGGTGGACGATTCACCTGTGGGTCGAAGGTGTCTGGGAAATGATCCAGGGCGGCTTTCTGGCCTATCTGCTGATCAGACTGTCCGGTGCTGATCGCGAGGTCATGGAGAAGTGGCTGTACGTGATTGTCGGCCTGGTGTTCATTGCCGGTATCCTTGGCACCGCCCACCATTATTACTGGATCGGCGTCCCCCATTACTGGCTTCCATTGGGCGGTTTCTTCAGTGCACTTGAGCCTATGGCGCTGGTCGGTATGGCGATCTACGCCTACAACGCCATGCGCCGCTCCGGCCTCTCTCATCCCAACAAACTGGCCTTGCACTGGACCATGGGCAGCGCCCTGTTCACCATGTTTGGCGCTGGCCTCCTCGGTCTGGCTCATACCTTCCCCGACGTCAACAAATGGACCCATGGCACCCTGATTACCGCAATGCACGGCCATGCGGCCTTCTATGGGGCCTATGCCATGATAGTCCTGGCGATGATCACCTACGCACTTCCAGGCATGACCCGTCGTCCCGTGGAAGAAAGCAGTATCGGTTATTGGGCATTTTGGCTGCAGTTGGGAGGGATGTTCGGCATGACCCTGTCATTTGCCACTGCGGGCATTGCTCAGGTGTACCTGGAACGCATTCTCGGCATGGGCTATCTGGATGTGCAGTTGAAGATTCAGGTGCATTTCCTGATGCTGGTGGCGACGGCGTCGATGTTCAGCCTGGGTGTCGGGCTGTTTATCTTCGATTTTTTCCGCCATGCGCCGCAATTCAATGTCGATGAAGCCGATCCGGTTCTGGTGCCTCGTGCGTCGGGCGCAGCGTTGTAA
- a CDS encoding RES family NAD+ phosphorylase: MAKQRTESSEGRATPVTDLTASVTPAPAATLHVTFTVIAKGDVLHRVHQDKYQPDQFNPGVHGNARFSPIQDDQGRAIPTLYGGTTVECALMETVFHDVPHTAGFKSFDKGKLNGQVHSAVQVSQPLHVVDLSSVPLRKLGITRKQLIDTEKDQYPATRKWAEAIHRQCPDAQGLSWVSRQDDSARAVVLFGDRIPDGALHPQGASRSLTGDSTVFDTVLNLAERVGVVIIAGKS; encoded by the coding sequence ATGGCTAAGCAGCGTACCGAGTCCAGTGAGGGTAGGGCGACGCCTGTCACCGATTTGACGGCGTCCGTCACACCAGCGCCTGCGGCTACGTTGCACGTCACTTTCACCGTGATCGCCAAAGGCGATGTGCTTCATCGTGTGCATCAGGATAAGTATCAGCCTGATCAATTCAATCCCGGTGTACACGGCAACGCACGCTTCAGCCCGATCCAGGATGATCAGGGGCGGGCGATTCCTACCTTGTATGGCGGCACGACGGTTGAGTGCGCCTTGATGGAGACTGTCTTTCACGACGTTCCCCATACGGCTGGCTTCAAGAGCTTCGACAAAGGCAAGCTAAATGGACAGGTGCATTCTGCCGTCCAGGTTAGCCAACCGCTGCACGTGGTGGATTTGTCCAGCGTGCCCCTGCGTAAGTTGGGCATCACACGCAAGCAATTGATCGACACTGAGAAAGATCAATATCCTGCGACGCGCAAATGGGCCGAGGCAATCCACCGTCAGTGTCCAGATGCGCAAGGGCTGTCTTGGGTGTCGCGACAAGATGATTCGGCACGTGCGGTGGTGCTCTTTGGTGACCGGATTCCTGACGGCGCACTCCATCCGCAGGGGGCATCACGCAGCTTGACCGGCGACTCGACTGTGTTCGACACGGTGCTCAATCTGGCAGAGCGGGTTGGGGTCGTTATCATCGCGGGAAAAAGCTGA